The proteins below come from a single Nocardiopsis gilva YIM 90087 genomic window:
- a CDS encoding DUF4407 domain-containing protein — translation MSEELLAWHPGERARYTRQGLVILGTGCMAGLAALIGLGRFTPTPWPLLIPLALFWAALILALDCWLVSTTHGTAGVMKLRVLAGRIALAVLIGFVVAEPLLLYLFQPAIEREVERTSQDEVDSYASMLRRCNPVSGEKVDDPNCDDHLITVSDSTFLSVREELDSATEERDDLAERIGEIESTLAKKNDLARRECNGTEGDGLTGRVGAGPNCQRLRREADDYRSDSRLDEHQRRLLELDGTVGSLESKVGEASGDYESALTKQIDDKIAARADEDGEAGILEEMDALHRLSQNSAYVFIGEWALRLLLITVDALPVLTKLLGGVSAYDRLCSRQRRQESDLYEKELELRYRRETDEKDEELRTREMNRERHIRHTELEAHTDRAQSGADLNTAIDALAARFRGDQDAPADDKAQ, via the coding sequence GCCTGGTCATCCTGGGGACCGGATGCATGGCGGGGTTGGCCGCGCTGATCGGCCTGGGCCGGTTCACCCCGACGCCGTGGCCCCTCCTCATCCCGCTCGCCCTGTTCTGGGCCGCCCTCATCCTCGCGCTGGACTGCTGGCTGGTGTCCACCACCCATGGCACGGCAGGCGTCATGAAGCTTCGGGTGCTGGCAGGGCGCATCGCCCTGGCGGTCCTGATCGGCTTCGTCGTCGCCGAGCCGCTGCTCCTGTATCTTTTCCAACCCGCGATCGAACGGGAGGTGGAGCGGACCTCGCAGGACGAGGTGGACTCCTACGCGTCGATGCTGCGGCGGTGCAACCCGGTCTCAGGTGAGAAGGTCGACGACCCGAACTGCGACGACCATCTCATCACGGTGTCCGATTCGACGTTTCTCTCGGTACGGGAGGAACTCGACTCGGCGACGGAAGAACGCGATGACCTCGCGGAGCGGATCGGGGAGATCGAGAGCACGCTCGCGAAGAAGAATGACCTGGCCCGCCGCGAGTGCAACGGGACGGAGGGCGACGGTCTCACCGGACGTGTAGGCGCAGGGCCCAACTGTCAGCGGCTCCGAAGGGAGGCGGACGACTACCGGTCGGACAGCCGCCTCGACGAGCACCAGCGACGGCTCCTCGAACTCGACGGAACAGTGGGTTCCCTGGAGAGCAAGGTCGGCGAGGCGTCCGGCGACTACGAGAGCGCGTTGACCAAGCAGATCGACGACAAGATCGCGGCACGCGCCGACGAGGACGGCGAGGCCGGAATCCTGGAGGAGATGGACGCGCTCCACCGGCTGTCCCAGAACAGCGCCTACGTGTTCATCGGGGAGTGGGCGCTGCGCCTCCTCCTCATCACCGTCGACGCGCTGCCCGTCCTGACCAAGCTGCTCGGCGGCGTGAGCGCCTACGACCGGCTGTGCTCGCGCCAGCGCCGCCAGGAGTCCGACCTTTATGAGAAGGAACTCGAACTCAGGTACCGCAGGGAAACCGACGAGAAGGACGAAGAGCTCCGCACCCGCGAGATGAACAGGGAACGCCACATCCGCCACACCGAACTGGAGGCCCACACCGACCGCGCCCAAAGCGGCGCCGACCTCAACACCGCGATCGACGCCCTCGCCGCCAGGTTCCGCGGCGACCAGGACGCACCAGCAGACGACAAGGCGCAGTGA
- a CDS encoding helix-turn-helix domain-containing protein, with the protein MISSPTLRRRRLSRRLRELRDRKGWTARQVADEAKKRSGRPRGWSDSKVIRLERGEWKRLRVDDVRVLLDIYDVTDLDEIAACEHLAKEANQKGWWATFDDVLGSGQFVGLETEASQIRTYQPAAIPGLLQTEDYVRAVIRSDGVDDETEVERRVAARMLRQQLLTRSTPPAYHAVIDEAALLRVTSQLRGQLQHLLDVGMRDNLDIQVLPIDRGPHAAMTGQFVIMDFPSPDPPIVYLETLSEEIYLEKVADIQRYQQIYDFVRTEALPLDESREIIQNLLISRNQDATNA; encoded by the coding sequence GTGATCAGCAGCCCCACGCTCAGACGCCGACGGCTCTCGCGCCGCCTGCGCGAACTGCGCGATCGTAAGGGCTGGACTGCCAGGCAGGTTGCTGACGAGGCGAAGAAACGCTCAGGTCGTCCTCGCGGGTGGTCGGACAGCAAGGTCATTCGCCTGGAGCGCGGTGAGTGGAAGCGTCTTCGTGTCGATGATGTCCGCGTTCTCCTGGACATCTACGACGTGACCGATCTCGATGAGATCGCTGCTTGCGAGCACCTGGCCAAGGAGGCCAACCAGAAGGGCTGGTGGGCCACCTTTGACGATGTGCTTGGGTCCGGGCAGTTCGTCGGACTGGAGACCGAGGCGTCACAGATCCGCACGTACCAGCCTGCTGCCATCCCAGGGCTGCTGCAGACCGAAGACTACGTTCGCGCGGTCATCCGTAGTGATGGCGTCGATGACGAAACAGAGGTCGAGAGGCGCGTAGCAGCCCGGATGCTTCGCCAACAGTTGCTGACCCGAAGCACCCCTCCCGCTTATCACGCCGTCATCGACGAGGCTGCTCTCCTTAGAGTCACCTCTCAACTTCGAGGTCAGCTCCAGCATCTGCTCGATGTAGGGATGCGGGATAATCTGGACATACAGGTGCTTCCGATTGATCGAGGGCCACATGCGGCAATGACGGGACAGTTCGTCATCATGGACTTTCCGTCCCCTGACCCGCCGATCGTGTACCTGGAGACGCTGTCCGAGGAGATCTACTTGGAGAAGGTCGCCGATATTCAGCGTTACCAGCAGATCTATGACTTCGTGCGGACGGAAGCTCTTCCTCTGGACGAATCACGAGAGATCATCCAGAACCTGCTCATCTCCCGTAACCAGGACGCCACCAATGCGTGA
- a CDS encoding DUF397 domain-containing protein, with protein sequence MREPHMVFRKSSYSGARTQDCVEVADLPGGAAVRDTQNRRLGHLTFDAAEWRAFLTDVKRDRL encoded by the coding sequence ATGCGTGAACCCCACATGGTCTTCCGCAAGTCGAGCTACAGCGGCGCTAGAACTCAAGACTGCGTCGAGGTGGCCGACCTGCCTGGCGGGGCGGCTGTCCGCGATACTCAGAACCGCCGCCTCGGCCACCTGACCTTTGATGCCGCCGAATGGCGCGCCTTCCTGACCGACGTGAAGCGCGATCGCCTGTAG